The proteins below are encoded in one region of Micromonospora yangpuensis:
- a CDS encoding MFS transporter: MSPPRRSRAALLVCCGTLFLGVLDGAALNLALPSLQRDLRLSTAELQWVAASNALVRASLTLPCGAVADRFGRRRMFRLGLAVFVVGSLLCGVSSDAVSLIVSRGVQGAGGALMAPPALALIANLFPGAAERGRALGTWSATAGVSAACGPLVGGVLVQAAGWRSVFWVGIGGALLLAVGTRLLPAGVVAGPPRRLDGLGNTLAALVLVGFTFALIDGANRGWTSPAVLVAVAVSVAAAAGYLPAARRRPDPVLDPAHLAVPALRGAVLTAVVAYLALGGFTFVNTFYLQQVRGFSPLATGVLTLPATLGTLVLANVSGRLVGRGRGRVLATVGHLSFVASMTLLAVVVTVDAWLPLLLVGYLLLGAGMGLVNPPATNTAVNSLPRERAGVASAITSASRQIGTNLGVAVLGAVVVSVLAASGQPTGDIARVTAEAGDDFSTALRVAYGLVAVVAAASAWATWRLLRPPAVKEVVATHLTAAPATTTPVR, encoded by the coding sequence ATGTCCCCGCCCCGGCGCAGCCGCGCCGCCCTGCTGGTCTGCTGCGGGACGCTCTTCCTCGGCGTGCTCGACGGTGCCGCGTTGAACCTGGCCCTGCCCTCGTTGCAACGCGACCTGCGGCTGAGCACCGCCGAACTGCAGTGGGTCGCGGCCAGCAACGCGCTGGTCCGGGCCAGCCTCACCCTGCCCTGCGGCGCGGTCGCCGACCGGTTCGGCCGGCGTCGGATGTTCCGGCTAGGCCTGGCCGTGTTCGTCGTCGGCTCGCTGCTCTGTGGCGTCTCCTCGGACGCGGTGTCGCTGATCGTCAGCCGGGGTGTGCAGGGCGCCGGCGGGGCCCTGATGGCGCCGCCGGCACTGGCCCTGATCGCCAACCTCTTCCCCGGGGCCGCCGAACGCGGTCGCGCGTTGGGCACCTGGAGCGCCACCGCCGGCGTCTCGGCGGCCTGCGGGCCGCTGGTCGGCGGGGTCCTGGTGCAGGCCGCCGGTTGGCGCAGCGTGTTCTGGGTGGGCATCGGCGGCGCGTTGCTGCTCGCGGTCGGCACCCGGCTGTTGCCGGCCGGCGTCGTCGCCGGCCCGCCCCGACGCCTCGACGGGCTCGGCAACACCCTGGCGGCCCTGGTGCTGGTCGGGTTCACCTTCGCGCTGATCGACGGCGCGAACCGGGGCTGGACCAGCCCGGCGGTGCTGGTGGCCGTGGCGGTCTCGGTGGCCGCGGCGGCCGGTTACCTGCCGGCCGCGCGACGTCGCCCGGACCCGGTGCTCGACCCGGCACACCTGGCCGTCCCGGCGCTGCGCGGCGCGGTGCTCACCGCGGTCGTGGCCTACCTGGCGCTTGGCGGGTTCACCTTCGTCAACACCTTCTACCTGCAACAGGTACGCGGCTTCAGTCCCCTGGCCACCGGCGTGCTCACCCTGCCGGCCACCCTCGGGACGTTGGTGCTGGCCAACGTCTCCGGACGGCTGGTCGGCCGGGGCCGCGGCCGGGTGCTGGCCACCGTCGGGCACCTGTCGTTCGTGGCATCGATGACCCTGCTCGCCGTGGTGGTCACCGTCGACGCCTGGCTGCCCCTGCTGCTGGTCGGCTACCTGCTGCTCGGTGCCGGGATGGGGCTGGTCAACCCGCCAGCGACCAACACCGCGGTGAACAGCCTGCCCCGGGAACGCGCCGGGGTGGCCAGCGCGATCACCAGCGCCTCCCGGCAGATCGGCACCAACCTCGGCGTGGCCGTGCTCGGCGCGGTCGTGGTGTCGGTGCTGGCCGCCTCCGGTCAGCCGACCGGGGACATCGCCCGGGTCACCGCCGAGGCCGGCGACGACTTCTCCACCGCTCTGCGCGTCGCGTACGGGCTGGTCGCGGTGGTCGCCGCGGCCAGTGCCTGGGCGACGTGGCGGCTGTTGCGGCCACCTGCGGTGAAGGAGGTGGTGGCGACGCACCTGACGGCAGCACCGGCCACGACGACCCCTGTCCGATAG
- a CDS encoding ABC transporter ATP-binding protein has translation MNRPTGDARIRLDGVDKAFVNRRTGERQQVLRNFSFTLAADELVAVVGASGTGKTTLLHLVAGLELPDRGTVDTGGGQPRLGMVFQQPRLLDWTSVDTNVRLAARAARIDGAEVPRILDQVGLTEYAQSYPSVLSGGQRQRVAVARAFVVRPELVLLDEPFSALDELTARRLRLLLQELWLHTPRTGLLVTHNALEAAFLADRVVVLGGRPAQVVREYRIDRPRPRSPEDPELFDIHRQIVAALA, from the coding sequence ATGAACCGGCCCACCGGCGACGCCCGGATCCGACTCGACGGGGTGGACAAGGCCTTCGTCAACCGCCGTACCGGCGAACGCCAGCAGGTGCTGCGGAACTTCTCCTTCACCCTGGCCGCCGACGAACTGGTCGCGGTGGTCGGCGCGTCCGGCACCGGCAAGACCACCCTGCTGCACCTGGTCGCCGGGCTGGAACTGCCCGACCGCGGCACGGTGGACACCGGCGGCGGGCAGCCCCGCCTCGGCATGGTGTTCCAACAGCCCCGCCTGCTGGACTGGACCTCCGTCGACACCAACGTCCGGCTGGCCGCCCGCGCGGCGCGGATCGACGGTGCCGAGGTGCCCCGGATCCTCGACCAGGTCGGGTTGACTGAGTACGCCCAGTCGTACCCGTCGGTGCTCTCCGGCGGTCAACGCCAGCGGGTCGCGGTCGCCCGCGCGTTCGTGGTGCGACCGGAGCTGGTCCTGCTCGACGAGCCGTTCAGCGCCCTGGACGAGCTCACCGCCCGCCGGCTGCGCCTGCTGTTGCAGGAGCTGTGGCTACACACCCCGCGTACCGGGCTGCTGGTCACCCACAACGCCCTGGAGGCGGCGTTCCTCGCCGACCGCGTGGTGGTGCTGGGTGGACGCCCGGCCCAGGTGGTGCGGGAGTACCGGATCGACCGGCCCCGGCCACGTAGCCCCGAGGACCCCGAACTGTTCGACATCCACCGCCAGATCGTGGCGGCCCTGGCCTGA
- a CDS encoding ABC transporter substrate-binding protein: protein MSTYQLNRRSLLRAAGLLAGGAGVTALLAACGDEEPAAADGTLRAKVQPRSPGTAGAIRDSVVEQFDLAAKHRLDLDRQAGGGPGAGQEQLLTGVLDIFAFGPLGATEVNTSGHDVVIVGPSLWNHGRWIVPADSPYQSIADLKGRKVGVQPPSSDTYRAAALASAVNGIRFDREFQLFTGQPIANLALYERGDLDAIIAIEPNATRLVAAGNRQLASVGELWQQGTGDTNPLFLNGTAVRRDWLAANRETAKAYVDLTLEAWRLIKEDPSLVAKYHADYGVKADERRAIELLPERLVPIYGDRWDESVFANLEKQIDLAVEVGILKQRASRPVYEQL, encoded by the coding sequence GTGTCCACGTACCAGCTCAATCGACGATCCCTGCTGCGCGCGGCCGGGCTGCTCGCCGGCGGCGCCGGTGTGACCGCCCTGCTGGCGGCCTGCGGCGACGAGGAGCCCGCAGCCGCCGACGGCACCCTGCGGGCCAAGGTGCAACCACGCAGCCCGGGCACCGCCGGGGCGATCCGCGACTCCGTGGTGGAGCAGTTCGACCTGGCCGCCAAGCACCGGCTCGACCTCGACCGGCAGGCCGGCGGCGGTCCCGGCGCGGGGCAGGAGCAGCTGCTCACCGGCGTCCTGGACATCTTCGCCTTCGGCCCGCTGGGCGCGACCGAGGTGAACACCAGCGGCCACGACGTCGTCATCGTCGGGCCGTCCCTGTGGAACCACGGCCGCTGGATCGTGCCCGCCGACAGCCCGTACCAGAGCATCGCCGACCTGAAGGGCCGCAAGGTAGGGGTGCAGCCACCCAGCAGCGACACCTACCGGGCGGCGGCGCTGGCCTCGGCGGTCAACGGCATCCGTTTCGACCGGGAGTTCCAGCTCTTCACCGGGCAGCCGATCGCCAACCTGGCGCTCTACGAACGCGGTGACCTGGACGCCATCATCGCCATCGAGCCCAACGCCACCCGGCTGGTGGCCGCCGGCAACCGGCAGCTCGCCTCGGTCGGCGAACTGTGGCAGCAGGGCACCGGCGACACCAACCCGCTCTTCCTCAACGGCACCGCCGTCCGCCGGGACTGGCTGGCCGCCAACCGGGAGACCGCCAAGGCGTACGTGGACCTCACCCTGGAGGCCTGGCGACTGATCAAGGAGGACCCGTCGCTGGTGGCGAAGTACCACGCCGACTACGGGGTCAAGGCCGACGAACGCAGGGCGATCGAGCTGCTGCCCGAACGCCTCGTGCCGATCTACGGCGACCGGTGGGACGAGAGCGTCTTCGCCAACCTGGAGAAGCAGATCGACCTGGCCGTCGAGGTCGGCATCCTCAAGCAGCGGGCCAGCCGGCCGGTGTACGAGCAGCTCTGA
- a CDS encoding glycoside hydrolase family 43 protein: MSHYDNPVVPGFHPDPSVCRVGEDYYLVCSSFEYVPGVPVFHSRDLVRWRQIGNALDRPEQLPIPPDAATSGGIYAPTIRHHDGRFWLITTNVHRGSFVVTAEDPAGPWSDPVWLDLPGIDPDLAWDDDGTCWCAFSGTQLARIDPATGTVLEGPWPGWTGTGLQYPEAPHLYRIDGWWYLLIAEGGTERGHAVSVARARSPRGPFEAAPGNPILSHRSTDRPIQSTGHADLVQAPDGSWWMVLLGTRPRGHTPQFHVLGRETFLTPVRWVDGWPRVEPVQPRGSTAPGGTPPAAPAEQAGSPPAAPAVRAGTPPERDDFDADTLAPCWISPRSRPAHSWSLTDRPGWLTLHATGPTLDRPGYTFVGRRQQHLDCRVTARLDPLDARAGLSVRLDEAHHYDLEVAQGRVRVIARIGPLRQCLAERSVPAGPVELVVDIRTHDVLPPSVTSAGQLAAGPVGVGPTGPDTIAFRVGTEHPDPLAELDGRYLSTEVATGFTGRVIGMYVTAGTAAFDWFEYRPGGAAGTR, translated from the coding sequence TTGTCCCACTACGACAATCCCGTGGTCCCGGGATTCCACCCCGACCCCAGCGTCTGCCGGGTGGGCGAGGACTACTACCTCGTCTGCTCCAGTTTCGAGTACGTCCCCGGCGTACCGGTGTTCCACAGCCGCGACCTGGTGCGCTGGCGGCAGATCGGCAACGCCCTGGACCGACCGGAGCAGCTGCCGATCCCGCCGGACGCCGCGACCTCCGGCGGCATCTACGCTCCCACGATCCGTCACCACGACGGCCGGTTCTGGCTGATCACCACCAACGTGCACCGGGGCAGCTTCGTCGTCACCGCCGAGGACCCGGCCGGCCCCTGGTCCGATCCGGTCTGGCTCGACCTGCCGGGCATCGATCCCGACCTGGCCTGGGACGACGACGGCACCTGTTGGTGCGCCTTCTCCGGCACCCAGCTCGCCCGGATCGACCCGGCGACCGGCACCGTCCTGGAGGGACCGTGGCCCGGCTGGACCGGCACCGGCCTGCAGTATCCGGAGGCCCCGCACCTGTACCGGATCGACGGCTGGTGGTACCTGCTGATCGCCGAGGGCGGCACCGAACGCGGCCACGCGGTCTCGGTGGCCCGCGCCCGGTCCCCGCGCGGTCCGTTCGAGGCCGCCCCGGGCAACCCGATCCTGTCGCACCGCAGCACCGACCGGCCGATCCAGAGCACCGGCCACGCCGACCTGGTGCAGGCCCCCGACGGATCCTGGTGGATGGTGCTGCTGGGCACCCGCCCGCGCGGCCACACCCCGCAGTTCCACGTCCTGGGTCGGGAGACGTTCCTGACCCCGGTACGCTGGGTCGACGGCTGGCCCCGGGTCGAGCCGGTGCAACCGCGCGGGTCGACCGCCCCCGGCGGGACACCGCCGGCCGCGCCGGCTGAGCAGGCCGGGTCGCCGCCGGCCGCGCCGGCTGTGCGCGCCGGGACGCCGCCGGAGCGGGACGATTTCGACGCGGACACCCTCGCGCCGTGCTGGATCTCGCCGCGCAGCCGGCCGGCGCACTCCTGGTCGCTTACCGACCGGCCGGGCTGGCTGACCCTGCACGCCACCGGGCCGACCCTCGACCGCCCCGGGTACACCTTCGTCGGCCGCCGGCAGCAGCACCTCGACTGCCGGGTCACCGCCCGCCTCGATCCGCTCGACGCCCGCGCCGGGCTGTCGGTCCGGCTCGACGAGGCCCACCACTACGACCTCGAGGTGGCCCAGGGTCGGGTACGGGTGATCGCCCGGATCGGTCCGCTGCGGCAGTGCCTGGCCGAACGGTCCGTCCCGGCCGGACCGGTGGAACTGGTGGTGGACATCCGTACCCACGACGTGCTGCCGCCGTCGGTGACCTCGGCCGGGCAGCTGGCCGCCGGTCCGGTCGGGGTCGGCCCCACCGGCCCGGACACCATCGCCTTCCGGGTCGGCACCGAGCACCCGGATCCACTGGCCGAACTGGACGGTCGCTACCTGTCGACCGAGGTGGCCACCGGGTTCACCGGCCGGGTCATCGGCATGTACGTCACCGCCGGCACCGCCGCCTTCGACTGGTTCGAGTACCGCCCCGGTGGGGCCGCCGGCACCCGGTAG
- a CDS encoding MFS transporter, which yields MKRAEPAPAGAQAAIQWRKVLTLTVSQGLSLTGDYVLLVALGWTAVQLGGAGAITTLMLAGTVPRALTLIFGGALADLLGPRFVLLRTTSARVLLLAGGAVVTLTTGWFWPLVVIAALEGVLLGLASPSSSSLMPRLATGDQLARANSLSAMVTRIAPIVGSPIGAWMIVTGELWHVMAAVSVTCAVSFVGVSVVTRGMTGGTRTPGENLLRRSGDGLRLLRAHGRLRWLFICAFCLDMAFGWPIDVALPLLVDGRGWGVASVAVVVVAFSAGALVAGALGALLAHRIPLAFRLVVTGVGIGVGILLMALMPSVVALATVGAGVGLMAGLNGPAIVTVYQQASPKARIGTAMSMLTLASIGTTPVSIVVFGALSALIGTTATWLVCGFVALAAPVAAVLALRQPVPADESATPDPATSAPPTAAEPPTAAEPPATVVAERPTGAEPAIVVAERPTGVAEPAIGPGAVAGSEPATVALAGRSA from the coding sequence ATGAAAAGAGCTGAACCGGCCCCGGCCGGCGCCCAGGCGGCGATCCAGTGGCGCAAGGTCCTCACCCTGACCGTCAGCCAGGGGCTGTCGCTCACCGGGGACTATGTGCTCCTGGTCGCGCTGGGCTGGACCGCCGTGCAGCTCGGCGGGGCGGGCGCGATCACCACGCTGATGCTCGCCGGCACCGTACCGCGCGCGTTGACGTTGATCTTCGGTGGTGCCCTGGCGGACCTGCTCGGGCCCCGCTTCGTGCTGCTGCGGACCACCTCGGCCCGGGTCCTGCTGTTGGCCGGCGGCGCGGTCGTCACCCTCACCACTGGCTGGTTCTGGCCCCTGGTGGTGATCGCCGCACTGGAGGGGGTGCTGCTCGGTCTGGCCAGCCCGTCCAGCAGCAGCCTGATGCCCCGGCTGGCCACCGGTGACCAGTTGGCGCGGGCCAACTCGCTGTCGGCGATGGTCACCCGGATCGCCCCGATCGTCGGCTCGCCGATCGGCGCCTGGATGATCGTCACCGGCGAGCTGTGGCACGTCATGGCGGCGGTCTCGGTCACCTGCGCGGTCTCCTTCGTCGGGGTGTCCGTGGTGACCCGGGGGATGACCGGTGGCACCCGGACACCCGGGGAGAACCTGCTGCGTCGCTCCGGCGACGGTCTGCGTCTGCTGCGCGCCCACGGCCGGCTGCGCTGGCTGTTCATCTGCGCCTTCTGCCTGGACATGGCCTTCGGCTGGCCGATCGACGTGGCCCTGCCGCTGCTGGTGGACGGGCGGGGCTGGGGCGTGGCCTCGGTCGCCGTGGTGGTGGTCGCCTTCAGCGCCGGCGCCCTGGTCGCCGGTGCGCTGGGTGCGCTGCTGGCCCACCGGATCCCGCTGGCGTTCCGACTGGTCGTCACCGGGGTCGGGATCGGCGTCGGCATCCTGCTGATGGCCCTGATGCCCTCGGTGGTCGCCCTGGCCACGGTCGGTGCCGGGGTCGGGCTGATGGCCGGACTGAACGGCCCGGCCATCGTCACCGTCTACCAGCAGGCCTCGCCGAAGGCCCGGATCGGCACGGCCATGTCGATGCTGACCCTGGCCAGCATCGGCACCACCCCGGTCTCCATCGTGGTCTTCGGCGCGCTGTCGGCCCTCATCGGCACCACCGCCACCTGGCTGGTCTGCGGGTTCGTGGCGCTGGCCGCACCGGTGGCCGCGGTCCTGGCGCTGCGCCAGCCGGTACCCGCCGACGAGTCCGCCACCCCGGACCCGGCCACGAGCGCACCGCCCACCGCCGCAGAGCCGCCCACCGCCGCAGAGCCGCCGGCCACCGTCGTCGCAGAGCGGCCCACCGGCGCTGAGCCGGCCATCGTCGTCGCAGAGCGGCCCACCGGCGTGGCGGAGCCGGCCATCGGCCCCGGGGCGGTCGCCGGCTCCGAACCGGCCACCGTCGCTCTCGCCGGCCGGTCCGCCTGA
- a CDS encoding acetylxylan esterase, with amino-acid sequence MLTDLPLPELATYRSSQRTPDDFADFWADTLAEAAGHDLDVRLREVPTGLTTLVTYDVTFRGFAGQDVRAWLRLPAGATTALPTVVEYVGYGGGRGHALANLLWASAGFAHLQMDTRGQGSSWSVGETPDPAVATPQVPGVLTRGIGDPADYYYRRFLTDAVRAVDAARSLPQVDPARVAVLGSSQGGGAALAVAGLRTDLAAVVSFVPFLCDFPRATRITNAYPYREVADYLAVHRESIERVHRTLAYFDGVNFARRATAPALFSVALMDATCPPSTVYGAYHAYAGPRELLVWEYNGHEGGGILDEARALDFLRARLAG; translated from the coding sequence GTGTTGACCGATCTCCCCCTGCCGGAACTGGCGACCTATCGCAGCTCGCAGCGCACGCCTGACGACTTCGCCGACTTCTGGGCCGACACCCTGGCCGAGGCCGCCGGTCACGACCTCGACGTGCGGCTACGCGAGGTGCCGACCGGCCTGACCACGCTGGTCACCTACGATGTCACCTTCCGGGGCTTCGCCGGCCAGGACGTCCGGGCCTGGCTGCGGCTGCCGGCCGGGGCCACCACGGCGCTGCCGACCGTGGTGGAGTACGTCGGCTACGGCGGCGGTCGCGGGCACGCCCTGGCGAACCTGCTCTGGGCGTCGGCCGGCTTCGCTCACCTGCAGATGGACACCCGGGGGCAGGGCTCCTCCTGGAGCGTCGGCGAGACCCCGGACCCGGCCGTGGCCACCCCACAGGTACCGGGCGTGCTCACCCGGGGCATCGGCGACCCGGCCGACTACTACTACCGGCGGTTCCTCACCGACGCGGTGCGCGCCGTCGACGCGGCCCGCAGCCTGCCCCAGGTCGATCCGGCGCGCGTCGCGGTGCTCGGATCCAGCCAGGGCGGTGGGGCCGCGCTCGCCGTTGCCGGACTCCGCACCGACCTGGCCGCCGTGGTGAGCTTCGTGCCGTTCCTCTGTGACTTCCCGCGCGCCACCCGGATCACCAACGCGTACCCGTACCGGGAGGTGGCCGACTACCTGGCCGTGCACCGGGAGAGCATCGAGCGGGTACACCGCACCCTCGCCTACTTCGACGGGGTCAACTTCGCCCGCCGGGCCACCGCGCCGGCGCTGTTCTCGGTGGCCCTGATGGACGCCACCTGTCCCCCGTCGACGGTCTACGGGGCGTACCACGCCTACGCCGGGCCACGCGAGTTGCTGGTCTGGGAGTACAACGGGCACGAGGGTGGTGGCATCCTCGACGAGGCCCGCGCCCTGGACTTCCTCCGCGCCCGCCTGGCCGGCTGA
- a CDS encoding 4'-phosphopantetheinyl transferase family protein — translation MPGWPDPTRAGDPPVAALSGPRAGTGPGPPPGADIWHIGLDVEPEVVRLVTELLDADERRRAAGMRDPVAGMRYVLAHAAVRTVLGGYLGTCGYTLHWARGPNGKPYFDGRWRRWQWSLSRSGGHALLAVCLTDPVGVDLEQIRDGDPVPALATRFLPAEEAAAVLGQPDPAGRHAAYHRLLSRKEACVKASGGRFLEGLRLGVLMSGDAATGGVAAGPGQVTGTGALAGQRWMLRDLPAPPGYVAALATTGTRLGRLRMFEWDWRQPHHRREDAGRLRRSREDAGRLPDEPPNPPPAETYRSVRGSPVIASGPRESQ, via the coding sequence ATGCCCGGGTGGCCTGACCCGACCCGGGCCGGCGACCCGCCCGTCGCCGCGCTGTCCGGGCCACGGGCGGGAACCGGCCCCGGGCCGCCACCGGGTGCGGACATCTGGCACATCGGACTGGACGTCGAACCCGAGGTGGTCCGGTTGGTCACCGAGCTGCTCGACGCCGACGAGCGACGGCGCGCGGCGGGCATGCGCGACCCGGTGGCCGGCATGCGGTACGTGCTGGCCCACGCCGCGGTCCGCACCGTCCTCGGCGGGTACCTCGGCACCTGCGGGTACACGCTGCACTGGGCCCGGGGACCCAACGGCAAGCCGTACTTCGACGGCCGGTGGCGCCGGTGGCAGTGGAGCCTGAGCCGCTCCGGCGGGCACGCCCTGCTCGCGGTCTGCCTGACCGATCCGGTGGGCGTCGACCTGGAACAGATCCGCGACGGCGATCCGGTGCCGGCGCTGGCCACCCGGTTCCTGCCCGCCGAGGAGGCCGCCGCCGTCCTCGGGCAGCCCGACCCGGCCGGTCGCCACGCCGCCTACCACCGGCTGCTGTCGCGCAAGGAGGCCTGCGTCAAGGCCAGCGGCGGGCGGTTCCTGGAGGGGCTGCGCCTCGGTGTGCTGATGTCCGGCGACGCCGCAACCGGCGGGGTGGCCGCCGGGCCCGGCCAGGTGACGGGGACCGGGGCGCTGGCCGGGCAACGGTGGATGCTGCGGGACCTGCCGGCGCCACCGGGCTACGTCGCGGCCCTGGCCACCACCGGCACCCGGCTCGGCCGGTTGCGGATGTTCGAGTGGGACTGGCGGCAGCCCCACCACCGCCGCGAAGATGCCGGCCGGCTGCGCCGCAGCCGCGAAGATGCCGGCCGGCTGCCTGACGAACCGCCGAACCCGCCGCCCGCGGAAACCTATCGTTCGGTACGCGGCAGCCCCGTGATCGCCAGCGGCCCGAGGGAGAGCCAGTGA
- a CDS encoding ABC transporter permease yields the protein MTHPVDTEEVAPHRGRSPAPPPRTSHGDRIARVLPALLLVGLLVAGWELMARSSDSALLPGVADITGNLVEITVNGALWENVQTTLTRVALGFAVAFVVSVAAGIAMGRNEWLRRFLEPAVLIGLATPGLVKALLCVIWFGVSLLNPILTVALAAAPALTINIAQGVRAVDPALGEMAHVYRLDALTRLRYVWLPAIVPDLFTGARLGIAMAWKVIVLVEIFGLADGVGYQLNLEFSQHNVAGVLAWTLAFTLVMAVIEYGLLQTLERRAVRWRRVATR from the coding sequence GTGACGCACCCCGTAGACACCGAGGAGGTGGCCCCGCACCGTGGGCGCTCCCCCGCGCCGCCGCCCCGGACGTCGCACGGCGACCGGATCGCTCGGGTCCTGCCCGCGTTGCTGCTGGTCGGACTGCTCGTCGCCGGTTGGGAGCTGATGGCGCGCAGCTCCGACAGCGCGCTGCTCCCGGGCGTCGCCGACATCACCGGCAACCTGGTCGAGATCACCGTCAACGGCGCGCTCTGGGAGAACGTCCAGACCACCCTGACCCGGGTCGCGCTGGGCTTCGCGGTGGCCTTCGTCGTCTCGGTGGCCGCCGGCATCGCGATGGGACGCAACGAGTGGCTACGCCGGTTCCTGGAGCCGGCGGTGCTGATCGGACTGGCCACCCCGGGCCTGGTGAAGGCGCTGCTCTGCGTGATCTGGTTCGGGGTGAGCCTGCTCAACCCGATCCTCACCGTCGCCCTGGCCGCCGCGCCCGCACTGACCATCAACATCGCCCAGGGCGTCCGCGCGGTCGACCCGGCACTCGGCGAGATGGCCCACGTCTACCGCCTCGACGCGCTCACCCGGTTGCGGTACGTGTGGCTGCCGGCCATCGTGCCCGACCTGTTCACCGGCGCGCGACTGGGCATCGCGATGGCCTGGAAGGTCATCGTCCTGGTCGAGATCTTCGGCCTGGCCGACGGCGTCGGCTACCAGCTCAACCTGGAGTTCTCCCAGCACAACGTGGCCGGCGTGCTCGCCTGGACCCTCGCCTTCACCCTGGTCATGGCGGTCATCGAGTACGGCCTGCTGCAGACGCTGGAACGCCGCGCGGTGCGGTGGCGCCGGGTGGCGACCCGATGA
- a CDS encoding ABC transporter substrate-binding protein: MTLKKVRSVRSGAIFTLPYLVGLEHGYFEQEGIDLELVAPGAYDAVVKPIEEHELVSSFGGISKPFESGDVSFYRACEWGQIRRSHDSSRGGQIIAKRASVASQAIFVRPDSGILHPQGLANRTVGVNFHHGSHYLAIQSLEGFLEADEIKVVHAGGPAERFRKLRDGEVDAVALMEPWTTAAEKLGYVLVTEAFYVGSEIASADVDPETFAAVDRGVRRAVATINADIRPYLHHFVEEIPQELVRLEPADFRPGRLRYADPEPYPQGEFERTYRWMVRWGLIEPESTFSAIVDNRVVNV, encoded by the coding sequence GTGACACTCAAGAAGGTCAGAAGCGTCCGCAGCGGCGCCATCTTCACCCTGCCCTACCTCGTCGGCCTGGAACACGGCTACTTCGAACAGGAGGGCATCGACCTGGAACTGGTCGCCCCCGGCGCGTACGACGCGGTGGTCAAGCCGATCGAGGAGCACGAGCTGGTCAGCTCGTTCGGTGGCATCTCCAAGCCGTTCGAGAGCGGCGACGTCTCGTTCTACCGAGCCTGCGAGTGGGGGCAGATCCGCCGCTCGCACGACAGCAGCCGGGGCGGACAGATCATCGCCAAACGCGCCTCGGTGGCCAGCCAGGCGATCTTCGTCCGTCCCGACTCGGGCATCCTGCACCCGCAGGGCCTGGCCAACCGGACCGTCGGGGTCAACTTCCATCACGGTTCGCACTACCTGGCGATCCAGTCGCTGGAGGGCTTCCTGGAGGCCGACGAGATCAAGGTGGTGCACGCCGGCGGTCCGGCCGAGCGGTTCCGCAAGCTGCGCGACGGCGAGGTGGACGCGGTCGCCCTGATGGAGCCGTGGACCACCGCCGCCGAGAAACTCGGGTACGTGCTGGTGACCGAGGCGTTCTACGTCGGCTCGGAGATCGCCAGCGCGGACGTCGACCCGGAGACCTTCGCGGCGGTGGACCGGGGGGTCCGGCGCGCGGTCGCGACGATCAACGCCGACATCCGCCCGTACCTGCACCACTTCGTCGAGGAGATCCCGCAGGAGCTGGTCCGGTTGGAACCGGCGGACTTCCGCCCGGGCCGGCTGCGCTACGCCGACCCGGAGCCGTACCCGCAGGGCGAGTTCGAGCGGACCTACCGGTGGATGGTGCGGTGGGGGTTGATCGAGCCGGAGTCGACCTTCTCCGCCATCGTGGACAACCGCGTGGTGAACGTCTAG